In Saccharicrinis fermentans DSM 9555 = JCM 21142, a genomic segment contains:
- a CDS encoding cell division protein ZapA: MDDKLSIRVNVADRFYPLRIDRAEEERIRKAAKMINDKVLQYKQHYSDKDHQDFLGMAALQFVNKLLELEEKRDVSPIIEKAMELDQYLSDVLERE, from the coding sequence GTGGATGATAAACTTTCAATACGTGTAAATGTAGCCGACAGGTTTTATCCTTTAAGGATAGATCGTGCCGAGGAAGAGCGTATCAGGAAAGCAGCTAAAATGATCAACGATAAAGTATTACAATATAAACAACACTATTCAGATAAAGATCATCAGGATTTTTTAGGAATGGCTGCTTTACAGTTTGTAAATAAACTGCTTGAGTTGGAAGAGAAAAGAGATGTGTCACCTATTATTGAAAAAGCTATGGAGCTGGATCAGTATTTGAGTGATGTGCTTGAAAGAGAGTAA